Proteins found in one Terribacillus sp. DMT04 genomic segment:
- a CDS encoding DUF4317 domain-containing protein gives MNKKDIATIRRQFKKGNDKLRISDIFNVYIMKESSDIYHHESMPFGMLDEDQQELFLGNFKKVLAGNLDEKLFELKFKRDAEDSSQLILHRGLLTNDVEEWTNDMLALVAKMLQDRQYEHDVVISFIKAEYLKAQKRPNAEAEESANDTMYSHSFLLCSINKTQESKKELEFDYVEREFKYNVTVNPVINLQAPLSGFLFPCFNDSAADVNHVLYSTAKAYEPDTAFIEDVLTAEEIMTARDDKSVFEEIVKDITGDHLSTSALANVYEEINRVVEENEEEEAPKLDRNDVQRVLTLSGIENVTPEKVETAYQKVIDDEKYEMKATSVIPKYNSKSIKIKTKVANIAISPEDLRYVRQVVFNNKRCIMIEVEEDTVIEGFTMAEESLVNKVSEKEPENAITE, from the coding sequence ATGAATAAAAAAGATATCGCAACAATCCGAAGACAATTCAAAAAAGGCAATGATAAACTCCGAATTTCGGATATTTTTAACGTATATATTATGAAAGAATCCAGTGATATCTATCATCACGAAAGTATGCCATTTGGGATGTTAGATGAAGACCAGCAAGAACTGTTTCTTGGTAATTTCAAAAAGGTGCTGGCCGGTAATCTTGATGAGAAGTTGTTTGAACTGAAATTCAAACGAGATGCAGAAGACAGCAGTCAATTGATTTTGCACCGTGGGTTGCTTACCAACGATGTGGAAGAGTGGACAAATGACATGCTTGCTCTTGTCGCTAAGATGCTGCAGGACAGGCAGTATGAGCATGATGTTGTTATCTCCTTTATTAAAGCGGAGTATTTAAAAGCACAGAAACGTCCAAATGCAGAAGCAGAAGAAAGCGCAAATGATACGATGTATTCCCACTCCTTCTTGCTATGCAGCATCAACAAAACACAGGAATCAAAGAAAGAGTTGGAATTTGATTATGTGGAACGTGAATTCAAGTACAATGTCACAGTCAATCCCGTTATCAACTTACAGGCGCCGCTTTCCGGCTTTCTCTTCCCTTGCTTTAATGATAGCGCAGCAGACGTAAATCATGTGCTTTACTCTACCGCAAAAGCATACGAGCCAGACACAGCTTTTATTGAAGATGTTCTGACAGCAGAAGAAATCATGACCGCAAGAGATGATAAAAGTGTATTTGAAGAAATCGTCAAAGATATAACGGGTGATCACCTCAGTACGTCAGCCCTCGCCAATGTATACGAAGAAATTAATCGCGTTGTGGAAGAAAACGAAGAGGAAGAAGCACCAAAACTTGATCGGAACGATGTCCAGCGCGTCTTGACGCTTAGCGGTATAGAAAACGTCACGCCAGAAAAGGTCGAAACTGCTTATCAAAAGGTAATTGATGATGAGAAGTATGAAATGAAAGCAACAAGTGTAATACCTAAGTACAACTCTAAATCGATTAAGATTAAAACAAAAGTTGCTAATATCGCCATCAGCCCAGAAGATTTGCGTTATGTACGGCAAGTTGTCTTCAACAATAAACGCTGCATTATGATTGAAGTAGAAGAAGATACAGTTATCGAAGGATTTACAATGGCAGAAGAGTCACTAGTAAATAAGGTAAGCGAGAAAGAACCAGAAAACGCCATTACAGAATAA
- the dhaK gene encoding dihydroxyacetone kinase subunit DhaK, producing MKKIINRPEDVVLEMCHGMVLAHPELELLKKYKVIKRKQSQADKVTLISGGGSGHEPAHAGFVGEGMLDAAVCGDMFASPSQIQVYQAIKKTAGKNGTLLIIKNYSGDIMNFKNAAHLAKEDGLEVDYVKVDDDIAVEDSLYTVGRRGVAGVVLVHKIAGAAAAEGRDLQQVKAAAEKAASRVRSIGVALTSCTLPGGEATFQLAEDEMEYGVGIHGEPGIRREKVLKADELAKRMVDDLLKEGEPEEDIALLINGFGGTPLQELYLFNQSVSRELAKRNISVNRTFVGNYMTSIDMAGVSVTMMSLDEELRTLLSNPSDTPAFKVNGPVDQPVFTELAEEDGETEASFTVETPSAYANVAKETITLENIIYLVDKMSEIIIENEAAFNKLDTYAGDGDFGNSVAKGFRQLKREWKHITAQDNLTIERFLNSSSMVIMEHCGGASGPIWGGAFRAAGKAAGEKTELSVAEFADMLQRVVAGIQDIGERSFGRGADVGDKTLIDALVPCANSWQKSAADGNNIKTAFYKGAEAAVDGAEKTKDIVARMGRAGTVGERSLGYPDAGAHALGVIFTELASSLK from the coding sequence ATGAAGAAGATTATTAATCGACCAGAGGATGTTGTCCTGGAAATGTGTCATGGGATGGTTCTCGCACATCCGGAGCTCGAATTGCTGAAAAAGTATAAAGTGATTAAACGAAAACAATCGCAAGCTGATAAGGTGACGTTGATTAGCGGGGGCGGCAGCGGCCATGAGCCGGCGCATGCTGGTTTTGTCGGAGAAGGTATGCTGGATGCTGCTGTGTGCGGAGATATGTTCGCTTCGCCTTCTCAAATTCAAGTCTATCAAGCGATTAAAAAGACGGCAGGTAAGAACGGCACACTGCTAATTATCAAGAATTACAGTGGCGATATTATGAATTTTAAGAATGCAGCACATCTTGCTAAAGAAGATGGATTAGAAGTAGATTACGTGAAAGTAGATGACGATATTGCGGTGGAAGATAGCTTGTATACAGTCGGACGCCGCGGGGTCGCTGGTGTGGTACTGGTACATAAAATTGCTGGTGCAGCTGCAGCAGAAGGCCGAGATTTGCAGCAAGTGAAAGCAGCAGCAGAAAAAGCGGCTTCCAGAGTCCGCAGCATTGGTGTGGCGTTGACTTCTTGTACGTTACCAGGTGGAGAAGCGACTTTCCAGCTAGCTGAGGATGAAATGGAGTATGGTGTTGGTATTCATGGAGAACCAGGAATTCGTCGTGAAAAAGTACTAAAAGCAGATGAACTAGCGAAACGAATGGTAGATGATTTACTGAAAGAAGGAGAGCCGGAAGAAGATATCGCATTATTAATCAATGGCTTTGGCGGAACGCCGCTTCAAGAGCTGTATTTGTTTAATCAATCTGTCAGTCGGGAGCTTGCCAAGCGAAACATCTCAGTGAATCGGACTTTCGTCGGCAACTATATGACAAGCATCGACATGGCTGGTGTGTCGGTTACGATGATGTCCTTGGACGAGGAACTGCGCACCCTGTTATCCAATCCATCTGATACGCCTGCATTTAAAGTGAACGGACCGGTTGATCAGCCAGTGTTTACTGAACTAGCAGAGGAAGATGGAGAGACAGAAGCAAGCTTTACAGTGGAAACACCAAGTGCTTATGCAAACGTAGCAAAGGAAACAATCACGTTGGAAAACATCATCTATTTAGTAGATAAGATGAGTGAGATTATTATTGAAAATGAGGCGGCATTCAATAAGCTGGATACGTATGCGGGGGATGGCGATTTCGGCAATAGTGTTGCGAAAGGCTTCCGCCAGCTGAAACGAGAATGGAAGCATATAACTGCGCAGGATAACCTCACGATTGAGCGTTTCCTAAATAGCTCTTCTATGGTGATTATGGAGCATTGCGGCGGCGCATCTGGCCCGATTTGGGGAGGTGCCTTCCGTGCGGCTGGTAAAGCAGCTGGAGAAAAAACGGAGCTTTCGGTAGCGGAATTTGCTGACATGCTGCAGCGTGTGGTCGCGGGTATTCAGGATATTGGTGAACGCTCGTTTGGCAGGGGAGCAGATGTTGGTGATAAGACACTGATTGATGCGCTTGTTCCGTGTGCAAACAGCTGGCAGAAAAGTGCAGCAGATGGAAATAACATAAAGACTGCCTTCTATAAAGGTGCAGAAGCAGCAGTGGATGGGGCAGAAAAAACAAAGGATATTGTGGCACGCATGGGACGCGCTGGCACGGTTGGTGAACGCAGTCTTGGCTATCCGGACGCCGGAGCACATGCCTTAGGTGTTATATTTACGGAATTGGCGAGCAGCTTGAAATAA
- a CDS encoding SDR family NAD(P)-dependent oxidoreductase, with protein MGRLDNKVALIIGGTSGIGEATSKLFSKEGAKVIVSGLNDDQGNQIVNDIKQNNGEATFIKIDVTNQKSIEDGVNKTLEAYGTIDILYNGAGIHDGYKDVLETDEETFDNLMKINVKGPYLAAKAVLPIFLEKGKGNIINIGSQSSFVAGAGGNTYVTSKFAINGFTKQLVYDFGNKGVKANLIAPGFVDTPMTEGIQDERLKDIPAERAGKPEEIASVAAFLASDESDYMQGSEIKVDGGWTVGR; from the coding sequence ATGGGAAGACTAGATAATAAAGTTGCATTGATTATAGGTGGTACTTCAGGGATTGGTGAAGCCACGTCTAAACTATTTTCTAAAGAAGGAGCTAAAGTTATTGTCAGCGGTTTAAACGATGATCAAGGGAATCAAATTGTAAACGATATTAAACAGAATAATGGGGAAGCTACATTTATAAAAATAGACGTAACGAATCAAAAATCTATTGAAGATGGCGTTAATAAAACGCTAGAAGCTTATGGCACAATTGATATATTGTATAACGGAGCTGGAATCCATGACGGCTATAAAGATGTATTGGAAACCGATGAAGAAACATTCGATAATTTAATGAAAATTAATGTGAAGGGGCCCTATCTTGCTGCTAAGGCTGTATTGCCGATTTTCTTAGAAAAAGGGAAAGGAAATATTATAAACATTGGCTCTCAATCTTCATTTGTCGCCGGAGCTGGTGGTAATACGTACGTTACAAGCAAATTTGCAATCAATGGTTTCACGAAACAATTGGTTTATGATTTTGGAAACAAAGGGGTTAAGGCAAATTTAATTGCACCAGGTTTCGTTGATACACCTATGACTGAGGGAATCCAAGATGAGCGATTAAAAGATATTCCTGCAGAAAGGGCTGGAAAACCAGAAGAAATTGCTTCAGTAGCAGCTTTCTTAGCATCTGATGAGTCTGATTATATGCAGGGCTCAGAAATTAAGGTTGACGGTGGCTGGACAGTCGGCCGTTAA
- a CDS encoding VOC family protein, protein MIEGLYEAHLPVKNLKRSIAFYEGLGLELSHIHEDRLAFFWIKKKHSWLGLWESDKADLAYHPSIRHVAFQVSLENLKGASRWLRDRGYQPREAFGFGPHEPFVMAHDNMAHAKIHFNDLDGNSLELITKIENPNKITCRMYLSEWEKKNQSNG, encoded by the coding sequence ATGATTGAAGGGTTATATGAAGCACATTTGCCGGTTAAAAACTTGAAAAGATCTATTGCATTTTATGAAGGTTTAGGACTAGAGCTGTCTCATATTCATGAAGATCGTTTAGCATTTTTCTGGATAAAGAAAAAACATAGCTGGCTTGGGCTTTGGGAATCAGATAAAGCTGATCTTGCTTACCATCCATCCATCAGACACGTAGCATTTCAAGTGAGCTTGGAGAATTTAAAAGGTGCCTCGCGATGGTTAAGAGATAGGGGTTACCAGCCGAGAGAAGCTTTTGGTTTTGGGCCTCATGAACCCTTTGTTATGGCGCATGATAATATGGCGCATGCCAAGATTCATTTTAATGATTTGGATGGAAACAGCCTGGAGCTTATTACAAAAATAGAAAACCCGAATAAGATAACCTGCCGGATGTATTTAAGCGAATGGGAGAAGAAGAACCAATCAAACGGATGA
- a CDS encoding nitronate monooxygenase family protein: MTNHFLKVLAIDHPIIQAPMAGGTTTTELVTAVSEAGGLGMIGAGYLNAESTRQQIQEVKKKTKKSFGINLFVPQSYQIDEEKIRKAEEVMQSIRGSSKVRVFKSYEQTKKDFHDQVAVIIEEKVPVCSFTFGIPPDEVIHSLKLTGIYTIGTATTVAEALAVEESGMDAVVMQGSEAGGHRGNFLAGVEQSMIGLMALVPQTVDQVSIPVIAAGGIMDRRGIQAATCLGAQAAQLGTAFLTCQESGAHVLHKQVILEKHQEDRTILTSAFSGKAARGIENNFIRDMRKVETELPPFPIQNTLTKSIRSAAAQKHDRETMSLWCGQNPNAAMPITVQELMHKLVDEA, encoded by the coding sequence ATGACGAACCATTTCCTTAAAGTGTTAGCCATCGATCATCCCATCATTCAGGCACCAATGGCAGGGGGCACTACGACAACAGAATTAGTTACGGCTGTGTCTGAAGCGGGCGGATTAGGGATGATTGGGGCAGGGTACTTAAATGCAGAAAGCACACGACAGCAAATTCAAGAAGTGAAGAAAAAGACAAAAAAGTCTTTTGGTATTAATCTGTTCGTTCCGCAGTCTTATCAAATAGACGAGGAGAAGATTAGGAAAGCGGAGGAAGTGATGCAGTCTATCCGGGGATCGAGCAAGGTTCGTGTATTCAAATCTTATGAGCAAACAAAAAAGGATTTCCATGATCAAGTCGCTGTGATAATAGAGGAAAAGGTACCGGTATGTTCGTTTACATTCGGTATTCCTCCTGATGAGGTAATCCACTCTCTCAAGCTGACAGGAATTTATACAATCGGCACAGCAACTACAGTGGCTGAAGCTTTAGCCGTTGAGGAGTCGGGCATGGATGCTGTCGTGATGCAGGGCAGTGAAGCGGGCGGCCACCGCGGCAATTTCTTAGCAGGAGTAGAGCAAAGTATGATTGGGCTGATGGCGCTAGTTCCCCAAACTGTCGATCAAGTAAGTATACCTGTCATTGCTGCAGGCGGCATTATGGATCGACGCGGAATACAAGCTGCCACATGTCTTGGTGCACAAGCAGCACAGCTTGGTACAGCGTTTTTAACTTGTCAGGAAAGCGGTGCACATGTGTTACATAAGCAAGTGATCCTTGAAAAGCACCAAGAAGATAGAACAATTTTAACAAGTGCTTTTTCTGGCAAGGCAGCCCGGGGTATTGAAAATAACTTTATTCGTGACATGCGTAAAGTGGAGACAGAACTACCTCCCTTTCCTATACAAAATACATTAACCAAATCGATTCGTTCCGCTGCCGCACAAAAACATGATAGAGAAACTATGAGCTTGTGGTGCGGACAAAACCCAAATGCTGCAATGCCTATCACTGTGCAGGAACTGATGCATAAACTAGTAGACGAAGCATAA
- a CDS encoding NUDIX hydrolase has product MEKWLEWARRMQAISQAGLHFSKDVFDKERYTELQQLSSEIIAAYTGETAEHIGKMLAAEKGYPTPKLDVRGIVFKDDKLLFVKEKMDNRWSLPGGFCEIGLSAGENVVKEIKEESGFDVKPVKLLAVLDSDKHTDIPQLFHYYKVFLQCEIVGGGALEGVETSEIGFFGEAELPPLSLKRNTEEQIRQLYKFLDDQQKQSVFD; this is encoded by the coding sequence TTGGAAAAATGGTTAGAATGGGCAAGAAGAATGCAGGCAATCTCCCAAGCAGGACTGCATTTTTCAAAAGATGTTTTCGACAAAGAAAGATACACAGAGCTTCAGCAGCTTAGTTCAGAGATAATTGCCGCTTATACAGGGGAAACGGCAGAGCATATTGGGAAGATGTTGGCAGCAGAAAAAGGGTATCCTACGCCGAAACTTGATGTGCGGGGAATTGTTTTTAAGGATGATAAACTGCTGTTCGTGAAAGAGAAGATGGACAATCGCTGGTCTCTGCCAGGTGGTTTTTGTGAAATAGGTTTATCAGCTGGAGAGAATGTCGTAAAAGAGATAAAAGAAGAGTCAGGATTTGATGTGAAACCTGTGAAGCTGCTGGCAGTTTTGGATTCTGATAAGCACACCGACATACCACAGCTGTTTCATTATTATAAAGTTTTTCTTCAATGCGAGATTGTTGGCGGCGGAGCACTGGAGGGTGTAGAAACGAGTGAGATTGGTTTTTTCGGAGAAGCAGAGCTGCCGCCATTGTCGTTGAAGCGGAATACAGAAGAACAAATCCGACAGTTATATAAATTTTTGGATGACCAACAAAAGCAGAGTGTGTTTGATTAA
- a CDS encoding ABC transporter ATP-binding protein, which yields MTALLEIKDLHVHFPIKNGTFQKKTGEVKALNGVDLAVNKGEILGIVGESGCGKSTLARSIVGLQKPTSGDILFNGESYTDASAKEIYELRRNMQMVFQDPYTSLNPRMKASESIAAPLKAYKQTKNLESRVKELMELVGLNPDMHYNRLPHEFSGGQRQRIGIARAIALEPKLIVCDEPVSALDVSVQAQVINLFQDLQKKLNLTYVFIAHDLSVINHIADRVAVMYLGKVMEKSNRETFQAHAQHPYTNALLSAVPLPDPDKERARERIVLKGELPSPANPPSGCVFHTRCPKATDFCKTNIPLPEERGVPGQEVACFYPVGEEEKVKITL from the coding sequence ATGACCGCGTTATTGGAAATTAAAGATTTGCACGTACATTTTCCGATTAAGAATGGCACATTCCAGAAGAAAACGGGCGAAGTAAAAGCATTAAACGGTGTTGATTTGGCTGTAAATAAAGGAGAAATATTAGGCATAGTTGGTGAGTCAGGCTGTGGAAAAAGTACACTAGCCAGGAGCATCGTTGGGCTGCAAAAGCCCACTTCCGGCGACATTCTTTTCAACGGAGAGTCATATACCGACGCATCCGCCAAGGAAATTTACGAGCTGCGCCGCAATATGCAAATGGTCTTTCAAGATCCCTATACTAGCTTGAATCCACGCATGAAAGCGAGCGAAAGCATTGCCGCTCCGCTGAAGGCATATAAACAAACGAAAAATCTAGAATCTCGTGTCAAAGAATTGATGGAGCTAGTTGGCTTAAATCCTGATATGCATTATAACCGGCTGCCGCATGAGTTTTCCGGCGGACAGCGACAGCGTATCGGAATTGCACGCGCAATTGCACTTGAACCGAAGCTAATTGTATGCGATGAACCAGTCAGCGCACTGGATGTTTCCGTTCAAGCTCAGGTCATCAATCTATTTCAGGATTTGCAAAAGAAACTGAATCTGACTTATGTGTTTATTGCGCATGATTTATCGGTCATCAATCACATTGCCGATCGGGTTGCAGTGATGTATCTCGGAAAAGTAATGGAAAAATCCAATCGAGAAACATTCCAGGCGCACGCTCAGCACCCTTATACGAATGCACTGCTATCCGCTGTGCCATTGCCTGATCCAGACAAGGAACGAGCACGTGAACGTATTGTGCTAAAAGGCGAGCTTCCCTCTCCTGCCAATCCGCCATCCGGCTGTGTGTTTCATACCCGCTGCCCAAAAGCGACAGATTTTTGCAAGACAAACATTCCTTTACCGGAAGAACGAGGCGTACCCGGACAGGAAGTTGCTTGCTTTTATCCTGTTGGTGAGGAAGAGAAAGTGAAGATTACATTATGA
- a CDS encoding ABC transporter ATP-binding protein — protein sequence MLEVNDLHVHLETPAGLVKAVDGVSFRLEAGQTIGIVGESGSGKSVLAHSLTMLNPEPPATYPKGEILFQGENILKMDKRRLRNMRGNEIAMIFQDPMSSLNPVFKIGKQLMEAIQTHQKLSKKEAQQKAIELLTDVGIPDPERRMQSYPHQFSGGMRQRVLIAIALAARPKLLIADEPTTALDVTIQAQIIELLKSIQQKYGTAIIMITHDLGVVANLADRILVMYAGKIVESASTADIFYKTAMPYTWSLLRSIPRLDAGASERLLHIEGQPPNLIDPPQGCNFHPRCPFARDACLQEDPPLGERGSGHLAACILSQTEFEKEKKGVLLS from the coding sequence ATGCTAGAAGTCAATGATTTGCATGTACATTTAGAGACACCAGCTGGTCTTGTCAAAGCAGTTGATGGTGTCTCCTTCCGGCTTGAAGCTGGTCAAACAATTGGTATCGTCGGCGAATCTGGCAGCGGAAAAAGCGTTCTTGCTCACTCGCTGACAATGCTGAATCCCGAGCCGCCGGCAACTTATCCAAAAGGAGAAATTCTTTTTCAAGGGGAAAATATTTTAAAAATGGATAAACGCCGGCTCCGCAATATGCGCGGGAATGAGATTGCGATGATCTTTCAAGATCCCATGTCGAGCTTAAATCCGGTCTTCAAAATCGGAAAACAACTGATGGAAGCAATCCAAACGCATCAGAAGCTATCCAAAAAAGAAGCCCAGCAAAAAGCGATTGAATTGCTCACAGATGTCGGTATTCCCGATCCAGAACGCCGGATGCAAAGCTATCCGCATCAGTTTTCCGGCGGGATGCGCCAGCGCGTGCTCATCGCTATTGCCTTGGCAGCCAGACCTAAGCTGCTTATTGCCGATGAGCCGACAACAGCCTTGGATGTAACGATTCAAGCACAGATTATCGAACTGTTGAAATCCATTCAGCAAAAATACGGAACAGCAATTATTATGATTACGCATGATCTTGGCGTTGTAGCCAACCTTGCTGACCGCATCCTTGTTATGTATGCCGGCAAAATTGTTGAATCCGCTAGTACAGCCGATATTTTTTATAAGACGGCGATGCCTTATACATGGTCCTTATTACGATCCATTCCCAGACTTGATGCTGGCGCTTCGGAAAGGCTGCTGCATATTGAAGGACAGCCACCGAACCTTATTGATCCGCCACAAGGCTGCAATTTCCATCCGCGCTGCCCATTTGCTAGAGACGCGTGCCTCCAGGAAGATCCGCCGCTTGGGGAACGCGGCTCCGGACACTTGGCTGCTTGCATACTCAGCCAGACGGAATTCGAGAAAGAAAAGAAAGGAGTGCTGCTGTCATGA
- a CDS encoding ABC transporter permease has protein sequence MLSKKRNLIALAIFVLIALGTITANLWLPLSPSAIDAEQRLLSPSAAHWFGTDDFGRDIFARVVVAARVSLAVGVIVAIVATIVGTLIGLISGYFRKTDFILMRIVDGFLAFPALLLALALVAALGGSITNIIIALTIAFFPVMSRVVRSAVLQIKNAQYIEAAKTTGTNNVVILFRYVLPNVLSPIIVQSTFIFAKAILAEAALSFLGVGVNPSTPTWGNMLQESQIYITIAPWFSIFPGVAIVITVLSLNILGDGLRDAFDPHSMKKKKKKRKPKQTAPAA, from the coding sequence ATGTTGTCCAAAAAAAGGAATCTAATTGCTTTAGCTATTTTCGTATTAATAGCATTAGGGACAATCACAGCCAACTTGTGGCTGCCACTCTCCCCTTCCGCCATTGACGCAGAACAGCGGCTGCTGTCACCATCTGCTGCTCACTGGTTTGGCACGGATGACTTTGGGCGCGATATTTTTGCCCGGGTTGTCGTCGCTGCTCGCGTCTCACTTGCTGTCGGCGTCATTGTAGCAATTGTCGCTACAATCGTCGGTACATTGATTGGACTTATATCAGGCTACTTCCGTAAAACGGATTTTATCCTCATGCGTATTGTAGATGGATTTCTTGCCTTCCCTGCCTTATTGCTGGCATTAGCGCTAGTCGCAGCACTTGGCGGAAGTATTACAAATATTATTATCGCATTGACTATTGCCTTTTTCCCAGTCATGTCACGTGTCGTTCGTTCAGCTGTATTGCAAATTAAGAACGCGCAGTATATTGAAGCTGCCAAAACAACCGGAACCAATAACGTTGTCATCCTATTTCGATATGTTTTGCCAAATGTACTTTCACCAATAATTGTGCAAAGCACCTTCATCTTTGCTAAAGCAATATTGGCAGAAGCTGCGCTCAGCTTTCTCGGTGTCGGGGTTAATCCTTCCACGCCAACATGGGGAAATATGCTGCAGGAGTCGCAGATTTATATTACCATTGCCCCTTGGTTTTCCATCTTCCCAGGAGTTGCAATTGTCATTACGGTATTGTCATTGAATATACTCGGTGATGGTCTTCGAGATGCTTTCGATCCGCACAGCATGAAGAAGAAAAAGAAAAAGCGCAAACCGAAACAAACAGCACCAGCTGCTTAA
- a CDS encoding ABC transporter permease — protein sequence MLGYAIRRCLSVIPVMFVVSIIVFLLVHLTPGNPAHIILGEDASPEAVAQLEEQLGLNDPWYIQFFDWLKQVITGDLGTSVFSAQPVTELIFTNFGPTLSLMILSLLFILVISIPLAILIVSLRKTILDPLFTSASLLGVSVPEFWLAILLVLGLGVSIPIFPVAGYMPIAEGFGSWLYHLLLPAFVLAIVEIGIIARMLRDSMLDSVNQDYTKTARAKGVRERDVLMKHVFANALIPTTTVLGATVAGLLGGTVIIETLFTIPGIGQLLIDSIHRRDYPVIQGVVLFIAAIYVLVNLIVDLLYAFLDPRIRYDE from the coding sequence GTGCTCGGTTATGCGATTCGCAGATGCTTGTCTGTTATTCCGGTTATGTTTGTTGTGAGCATTATCGTTTTCTTACTTGTCCACCTGACACCAGGAAATCCTGCACATATTATTCTAGGAGAAGATGCATCTCCGGAAGCGGTAGCACAGCTGGAAGAGCAGCTCGGATTAAATGATCCATGGTATATTCAATTTTTTGACTGGCTGAAACAAGTCATAACTGGCGATCTCGGTACAAGTGTATTCTCTGCTCAGCCGGTAACCGAATTGATTTTCACTAACTTTGGGCCGACCTTGAGCTTGATGATTCTGTCGCTTCTTTTCATCTTGGTTATCTCGATACCATTAGCCATCTTGATTGTATCTTTGCGAAAAACAATCTTAGATCCTTTATTCACATCCGCATCGCTTCTCGGTGTCTCGGTGCCTGAATTTTGGCTGGCTATCTTGCTTGTACTCGGACTCGGTGTTTCGATTCCGATTTTTCCTGTGGCAGGCTATATGCCAATTGCAGAAGGATTTGGATCCTGGCTTTACCATTTGCTGCTGCCAGCATTTGTGTTAGCAATAGTAGAAATCGGCATTATCGCCCGTATGCTTCGTGACAGCATGCTTGATTCTGTTAATCAGGATTATACAAAAACTGCCCGTGCCAAGGGTGTTCGTGAACGCGATGTGTTAATGAAACATGTTTTTGCCAATGCCTTAATCCCGACAACAACTGTACTTGGTGCCACCGTTGCCGGTTTGCTTGGCGGAACAGTTATTATTGAGACGCTCTTCACGATACCGGGAATTGGACAGCTGCTGATCGACTCTATCCACCGCCGCGATTATCCAGTAATTCAAGGTGTGGTGCTGTTTATCGCTGCAATCTATGTATTGGTTAACTTAATTGTCGATCTGCTATATGCGTTTCTAGATCCAAGAATTCGTTATGACGAATAA